One window from the genome of Planctomycetia bacterium encodes:
- the ssb gene encoding single-stranded DNA-binding protein: MANLNKVMLIGRLTRDVETRQFSNGGKVAKFGFAVTSSRKKNQQTGKWEDEPCFLDVEVFNRGEFGKKADTAEQYLSKGKQIFIEGHLKMDSWTSQDGQKRNKLVVVCENFEFLDAREGGNFSGGSRQGGGSNRAQYDVPNPDETPDSTPNFAPDGDKEDIPF, from the coding sequence ATGGCTAACTTGAACAAAGTGATGTTGATTGGTCGCCTGACCCGCGACGTGGAAACCCGCCAGTTCTCCAATGGTGGCAAAGTGGCCAAGTTTGGCTTCGCCGTCACCAGTAGCCGGAAGAAGAACCAGCAGACAGGCAAATGGGAAGATGAACCCTGTTTCCTGGATGTGGAAGTATTCAATCGGGGCGAATTTGGCAAGAAAGCCGACACGGCTGAGCAGTACCTGTCCAAGGGCAAGCAGATCTTCATTGAAGGTCACCTGAAGATGGACAGTTGGACCAGCCAGGATGGTCAGAAACGAAACAAGCTTGTGGTGGTATGCGAGAACTTTGAATTTCTCGATGCCCGCGAAGGTGGGAATTTCAGTGGTGGATCGCGTCAGGGTGGTGGCAGCAATCGTGCCCAGTACGATGTGCCTAACCCCGATGAAACACCTGATTCCACCCCCAATTTTGCACCCGATGGCGATAAGGAAGACATCCCTTTTTAA
- the trpB gene encoding tryptophan synthase subunit beta, with translation MTAPMPGKLSAVPDQQGRFGPFGGRYVPETLMPALEQLTQAYLQARQDPAFQQQLSHYLSNYVGRPTPLTFAERLTRQAGGARIYLKREDLLHTGAHKINNTIGQALLTLRMGKTRVIAETGAGQHGVATATACALFGLPCRVYMGAEDVRRQKLNVFKMRAMGAEVFEVTTGSRTLRDAINEAMRDWMGSVRDTHYILGSVVGPHPFPLMVRDFQSVIGQEAKQQCLSQLGKLPDMVIACVGGGSNAAGMFYPFIDDASVKIIGVEAGGRGASQGEHASTLSFGQPGVLHGTFSYVLQDEDGQTADVHSVSAGLDYPGVGPEHSYWKESGRVQYTYADDAAALEGFQLCSRLEGIIPALETSHGVVEAMKQAARLPKDAAVVVCFSGRGDKDCYEVARLLGQEAE, from the coding sequence ATGACTGCGCCTATGCCCGGCAAACTGTCTGCCGTTCCCGATCAACAAGGTCGTTTTGGCCCGTTTGGTGGCAGGTATGTGCCTGAAACGCTGATGCCTGCCTTGGAACAGTTGACTCAGGCTTATCTGCAGGCCAGGCAGGATCCTGCATTTCAACAGCAACTGTCGCACTATCTGTCGAACTACGTGGGCCGCCCTACACCGCTGACTTTTGCTGAAAGGCTTACCAGGCAGGCGGGTGGCGCTCGCATTTACCTCAAGCGGGAAGACCTGCTGCATACCGGCGCACACAAGATCAATAACACCATCGGCCAGGCGCTGCTGACGTTGCGTATGGGCAAGACGCGGGTGATTGCCGAGACAGGTGCCGGGCAGCATGGCGTTGCGACTGCCACCGCGTGTGCACTGTTTGGCTTGCCTTGCCGGGTCTACATGGGTGCAGAGGATGTGCGTCGGCAGAAGCTGAACGTCTTCAAGATGCGGGCGATGGGAGCGGAAGTGTTTGAAGTAACCACCGGCAGCCGAACGCTGCGTGACGCCATCAACGAAGCCATGCGCGACTGGATGGGTTCCGTGCGGGATACGCATTACATACTCGGCTCGGTGGTGGGCCCGCATCCTTTCCCGCTGATGGTGCGTGATTTTCAAAGTGTGATTGGCCAGGAAGCCAAGCAGCAGTGTTTATCGCAGCTCGGCAAGTTGCCTGACATGGTGATTGCCTGTGTGGGTGGTGGCTCCAATGCAGCGGGCATGTTCTACCCATTCATTGATGATGCCTCGGTGAAGATTATCGGCGTAGAAGCAGGCGGGCGAGGTGCATCGCAAGGTGAACATGCATCAACACTCAGTTTCGGTCAGCCTGGCGTGTTGCATGGTACATTCAGTTACGTGCTGCAGGATGAAGATGGCCAGACTGCCGATGTGCATTCAGTTTCCGCAGGGCTTGACTATCCAGGAGTGGGGCCGGAGCACAGTTACTGGAAGGAATCAGGCCGGGTGCAATACACCTATGCTGATGATGCAGCGGCACTGGAAGGATTCCAGCTTTGCAGCAGGCTGGAAGGCATCATCCCTGCCCTTGAGACATCGCATGGCGTGGTGGAAGCAATGAAGCAGGCAGCACGTTTGCCAAAGGATGCAGCAGTGGTAGTCTGTTTCAGCGGCCGGGGCGATAAAGATTGTTATGAAGTGGCGAGGCTGTTGGGACAGGAGGCGGAGTAA
- a CDS encoding cytochrome c translates to MNCRKLMLVIVTSLVVIGGAGAMFMHGKIEEIMEKGFKKGGLRHKISLEIDKDNPNWNDVDKNTKELVKLCETLCKEKQPQGEADSWKKLTEALTKNVKSLSEAAGKKDHPNAKTLISKINNSCKECHNLHQP, encoded by the coding sequence ATGAATTGCAGGAAACTGATGCTGGTGATTGTAACCAGCCTGGTAGTCATAGGTGGTGCTGGTGCCATGTTCATGCATGGCAAAATCGAAGAGATCATGGAGAAAGGCTTCAAGAAAGGAGGCCTTCGTCACAAGATCAGCCTGGAAATCGATAAGGATAATCCCAACTGGAACGATGTTGATAAGAACACGAAAGAGTTGGTTAAGCTCTGTGAAACCTTGTGCAAGGAAAAACAGCCGCAAGGCGAGGCTGACAGTTGGAAGAAACTGACCGAAGCTCTCACCAAGAATGTCAAATCCCTCAGCGAAGCAGCAGGCAAGAAAGATCATCCCAATGCCAAGACGCTGATCAGCAAGATCAACAACAGTTGCAAGGAATGCCATAACCTGCATCAGCCGTAA
- the rpsF gene encoding 30S ribosomal protein S6, giving the protein MAGELYEMLIIFDANKYNSDAAGTVDAVHQIITKNGGEMVVSRPWDERRFTYPIKNQKKGMYYLLYFRGKGEVVHPIEADLRLSETILRYMMINIHPKLHEQMITIAKDEHAAVALHAPGLAEEDIMGINVGR; this is encoded by the coding sequence GTGGCAGGCGAATTGTACGAAATGCTGATTATCTTCGATGCCAACAAGTACAACAGCGATGCTGCTGGCACCGTGGATGCAGTACACCAGATCATCACCAAGAATGGTGGTGAAATGGTGGTGAGCCGACCCTGGGATGAACGCCGGTTCACTTACCCGATCAAGAACCAGAAGAAGGGTATGTATTACCTGCTCTACTTCCGGGGCAAGGGTGAAGTGGTACACCCCATCGAAGCTGACCTTCGGTTGAGCGAAACCATTCTGCGGTACATGATGATCAACATTCATCCGAAGCTGCACGAACAGATGATTACGATTGCCAAGGATGAACATGCCGCGGTGGCCCTGCATGCACCAGGCCTGGCAGAAGAAGATATCATGGGCATTAACGTCGGAAGATAG
- a CDS encoding aminoacyl-tRNA hydrolase produces the protein MKIVVGLGNPGSQYQGTRHNVGFEVIDMLASGPGGGRFQRRFDAELAEGLEGLEKVLYLKPLTFMNLSGRCVRAALDFYQLPATELLVICDDVNLPLGQLRMRAGGSAGGHNGLKDIEKHLGTQNYARLRMGVSGPGRSDLADYVLSRFKPGEKDVVNDMEIRAAQATGCWIREGVATAMNRFNAPEKEPKPKKPRPPREEKDTEKQDKPTE, from the coding sequence ATGAAGATCGTGGTGGGGCTGGGAAATCCGGGATCGCAGTATCAGGGCACGCGGCATAATGTCGGTTTCGAAGTAATCGATATGCTGGCCAGCGGACCTGGAGGCGGCAGATTTCAACGCCGGTTCGATGCCGAGCTGGCGGAGGGGCTGGAAGGCCTGGAAAAAGTGCTGTACCTGAAGCCACTCACGTTCATGAACCTGAGTGGCCGCTGTGTCAGAGCAGCCTTGGATTTCTATCAACTGCCTGCCACGGAACTGCTGGTGATCTGTGATGATGTGAACCTGCCTCTGGGCCAGCTTCGCATGCGAGCAGGCGGATCAGCAGGCGGGCACAATGGGCTGAAGGACATCGAGAAGCACCTGGGCACACAGAACTATGCCCGGCTGCGCATGGGTGTCAGTGGCCCCGGTCGATCCGACCTGGCTGACTACGTCCTCTCGCGGTTCAAGCCGGGAGAAAAAGATGTAGTGAACGATATGGAGATTCGAGCAGCTCAGGCAACAGGCTGCTGGATTCGTGAAGGTGTGGCAACAGCGATGAATCGCTTCAACGCACCTGAGAAAGAACCGAAACCGAAAAAGCCTCGACCTCCCCGTGAGGAAAAGGACACAGAAAAACAGGACAAGCCAACTGAATGA
- a CDS encoding 50S ribosomal protein L25, giving the protein MSTSALKSLGAETRKKSGSAEARRLRRTKQIPAVVYGHKEDNENISISHDDFGLIVRYNQRIIDVEIKGGKPQKCLVRDVQWDVLGKEVVHVDFERVSADERIHLNVPIKLKGNAIIPAGSVLNFHLHELEIECTAASIPEQITVNIAELKQGQAIHVKELELPAGVKALTDADETVVAIVTHVEKVEATPLEGATATEPEVLTARKPVEGEEGDAKDAKKK; this is encoded by the coding sequence ATGTCAACATCCGCTTTGAAGAGTTTAGGGGCAGAAACCCGCAAAAAATCGGGGTCTGCCGAAGCACGCCGACTGCGTCGGACAAAACAGATTCCCGCTGTCGTGTATGGACACAAGGAAGACAACGAGAACATCAGCATCAGCCACGATGATTTCGGGCTGATCGTTCGCTACAACCAGCGCATTATTGATGTGGAAATCAAGGGTGGCAAACCCCAGAAATGCCTCGTACGCGATGTGCAGTGGGATGTTCTGGGCAAGGAAGTGGTACACGTTGATTTCGAACGTGTTAGCGCTGATGAACGCATTCACCTGAATGTACCTATCAAGCTCAAAGGCAACGCGATTATTCCCGCTGGTTCGGTGCTCAATTTCCATCTGCACGAATTGGAAATTGAATGTACTGCTGCCAGCATTCCAGAGCAGATCACAGTCAATATCGCTGAGCTGAAGCAGGGTCAGGCGATCCATGTGAAAGAACTGGAATTGCCTGCCGGCGTAAAAGCGTTGACCGATGCCGATGAAACCGTGGTGGCGATTGTCACGCACGTGGAGAAGGTGGAAGCCACGCCGCTGGAAGGTGCAACGGCTACCGAGCCTGAAGTACTTACCGCCCGCAAGCCAGTTGAAGGTGAGGAAGGGGACGCGAAAGACGCCAAGAAGAAATAA
- a CDS encoding GNAT family N-acetyltransferase, translated as MKIPAPPCLLRPWRHSDLASLVRCANNRNVWINLRNRMPFPYTEADGKAWIECASSENPLCNFAIEFEQHAIGSMGLCLQNDIETGTAEIGYWLAEPFWGKGLATSCVKAFAQWAFAQFPLRKLYAGVMANNHPSRRVLEKAGFKLEGIHRQHVIKAGTVQDQAFYGLLKTDSSAA; from the coding sequence ATGAAAATCCCCGCACCACCCTGCCTCCTCAGACCCTGGCGACATAGTGATCTGGCCAGCCTGGTTCGCTGTGCCAACAACCGCAATGTCTGGATCAATCTCCGCAACCGCATGCCTTTTCCCTACACCGAAGCAGATGGCAAAGCCTGGATTGAATGTGCCTCTTCGGAAAACCCTCTCTGCAACTTCGCCATCGAATTTGAACAGCACGCTATAGGCAGCATGGGTCTATGTCTGCAGAACGATATCGAAACAGGCACTGCAGAAATAGGCTACTGGCTCGCTGAACCATTCTGGGGTAAGGGGCTGGCTACCAGTTGTGTGAAAGCGTTCGCCCAGTGGGCCTTCGCACAGTTCCCCCTGCGTAAACTCTACGCCGGCGTGATGGCCAATAATCACCCATCCAGACGGGTACTCGAAAAAGCAGGCTTCAAGCTCGAGGGCATCCATCGACAACACGTCATCAAAGCAGGCACTGTTCAAGATCAAGCTTTCTACGGCTTGTTGAAAACTGACTCATCTGCAGCATGA
- the rplI gene encoding 50S ribosomal protein L9, which yields MAKAATAPKTEKKTKASKAAEPKKKLPQKKQKHNHVPRGNHGGMKLMLIEDVQHVGKAGDVVEVKMGYGRNFLLPRGLATFVTAHNSKLLDLHKIKVQKMREAKLADLRAMAEQLQRVSITIQSIANEEGHLYGSVGAAEIVTALKQQNLVIDQEAVRLEGVIKELGLYEVKLVLAPEIESNIKVLVISQTEKK from the coding sequence ATGGCCAAAGCAGCAACCGCACCCAAGACCGAAAAGAAAACCAAAGCCAGCAAGGCTGCGGAACCGAAGAAAAAACTGCCTCAGAAAAAGCAGAAGCACAACCATGTGCCTCGTGGCAACCACGGTGGCATGAAACTGATGCTCATTGAAGACGTACAACACGTTGGCAAGGCAGGCGACGTGGTCGAAGTGAAGATGGGCTATGGCCGCAATTTCCTGCTGCCCCGCGGCCTGGCTACCTTCGTCACTGCTCACAACAGCAAGCTGCTCGATCTGCACAAGATCAAGGTGCAGAAGATGCGTGAAGCCAAGCTCGCCGATCTGCGTGCCATGGCTGAACAGCTTCAGCGTGTCAGCATCACTATTCAGTCAATCGCCAACGAAGAAGGCCATCTGTACGGCTCCGTGGGCGCTGCTGAAATCGTCACAGCACTCAAGCAGCAGAATCTGGTCATCGATCAGGAAGCTGTCAGGCTCGAAGGTGTGATCAAGGAACTGGGTCTGTACGAAGTGAAGCTCGTGCTGGCGCCCGAGATCGAATCGAACATCAAGGTGCTGGTCATCAGCCAGACCGAGAAGAAGTAA